A single genomic interval of Mesoplodon densirostris isolate mMesDen1 chromosome 20, mMesDen1 primary haplotype, whole genome shotgun sequence harbors:
- the KBTBD11 gene encoding kelch repeat and BTB domain-containing protein 11 gives MESPVAPCVLYPGDGACGQAGGRGDAPEAPGEGGLQPPDAAAGEGAASPAQTPCSLSASLCFSSGNDSPPSCRRGRRVVQRQWEVGSAGAASPEGRASPEDPVSPEERTSPEESASPEDPASPGERPPAEEPTSPEEPGDPAPVPPGVGPEHGEPDLLIEVSGRRLRAHKAVLAARSDYFRARASRDVLRVQGVGWAALRLLLAYAYSGRMAGVRPDNVADVVAGARRLQLPCAAQRATDAVAPQLSLANCFEVLSAAKRQRLAELREAAYRFMSDHYLEVLREPAVFGRLSGAERDLLLRRRLRAGRSRLLAAALGPAGERAGSRPQSPSGDAEGRGDAAVYCFHEAAGEWRELTRLPEGAPARGCGLCVLYNYLFVAGGVGPAGPDGRARPSDRVFCYNPATDRWSTVRPLRQARSQLQLLALDGHLYAVGGECLLSVERYDPRADRWAAVAPLPRGAFAVAHEATTCNGEIYVSGGSLFYRLLKYDPRRDEWQECPCSSSRERSADMVALDGFIYRFDLCGVRGDAPGAGPAGGVSVFRYHCLAKQWSRCASHLRPPGAPSGLQPFRCAALDGTIYCVSRAGTWRFVPPPDGEPGAGDAGPEGSFELQSLRAPADARGLFFPFVLNLPEEKPDRGEEGAA, from the coding sequence ATGGAGAGCCCGGTGGCCCCCTGCGTCCTCTACCCGGGGGACGGAGCGTGCGGCCAGGCCGGGGGCCGGGGCGACGCTCCCGAGGCTCCGGGAGAGGGCGGCCTGCAGCCGCCAGACGCGGCCGCGGGGGAGGGCGCTGCGTCCCCGGCGCAGACACCCTGCAGTCTCAGCGCGTCCCTGTGCTTCAGCTCCGGGAACGATTCCCCGCCCTCTTGTCGCCGCGGCCGGCGGGTGGTGCAGAGGCAGTGGGAAGTCGGCAGCGCGGGCGCCGCGTCCCCGGAAGGGCGCGCGTCCCCTGAGGATCCCGTGTCCCCCGAGGAGCGCACGTCCCCAGAAGAGTCCGCGTCCCCGGAAGATCCCGCGTCCCCCGGGGAGCGCCCGCCGGCCGAGGAGCCCACGTCCCCGGAAGAGCCCGGGGACCCCGCGCCCGTGCCCCCCGGCGTCGGGCCGGAGCACGGGGAGCCCGACCTGCTTATCGAGGTGTCGGGCCGCCGGCTGCGGGCGCACAAGGCGGTGCTGGCGGCGCGCAGCGACTACTTCCGCGCGCGCGCGTCGCGGGACGTGCTGCGGGTGCAGGGCGTGGGCTGGGCGGCGCTGCGGCTGCTGCTGGCCTACGCGTACAGCGGGCGCATGGCGGGCGTGCGGCCCGACAACGTGGCCGACGTGGTGGCCGGCGCGCGCCGCCTACAGCTGCCCTGCGCCGCGCAGCGCGCCACCGACGCCGTGGCGCCGCAGCTGAGCTTGGCCAACTGCTTCGAGGTGCTGAGCGCGGCCAAGCGGCAGCGGCTGGCCGAGCTGCGCGAGGCCGCCTACCGCTTCATGAGCGACCACTACCTAGAGGTGCTGCGCGAGCCCGCCGTCTTCGGGCGCCTGTCGGGCGCCGAGCGCGACCTGCTGCTGCGCCGCCGCCTGCGCGCCGGCCGCTCCCGTCTTCTGGCCGCCGCGCTCGGCCCGGCCGGGGAGCGCGCGGGCAGCCGGCCGCAGAGCCCGTCGGGGGACGCGGAGGGCCGAGGCGACGCCGCCGTCTACTGCTTCCACGAGGCGGCCGGCGAGTGGCGCGAGCTGACGCGGCTACCCGAGGGCGCGCCGGCTCGGGGCTGCGGCCTTTGCGTGCTCTACAACTACCTCTTCGTGGCCGGCGGCGTGGGGCCCGCGGGCCCCGACGGCCGCGCGCGGCCCTCGGACCGGGTCTTCTGCTACAACCCGGCCACCGACCGCTGGAGCACCGTGCGGCCGCTGCGCCAGGCGCGCTCGCAGCTGCAGCTGCTGGCCCTGGACGGCCACCTGTACGCCGTGGGCGGCGAGTGCCTGCTCAGCGTGGAGCGCTACGACCCGCGCGCCGACCGCTGGGCCGCCGTGGCCCCGCTGCCCCGGGGCGCCTTTGCCGTGGCACACGAGGCCACCACCTGCAACGGCGAGATCTACGTGTCTGGGGGCTCTCTCTTCTACCGCCTGCTCAAGTACGACCCGCGGCGCGACGAGTGGCAGGAGTGTCCGTGCAGCAGCAGCCGCGAGCGCTCGGCCGACATGGTGGCCCTGGACGGCTTCATCTACCGCTTCGATCTGTGCGGGGTCCGCGGCGATGCGCCGGGGGCCGGGCCTGCGGGGGGGGTCAGCGTGTTCCGCTACCACTGCCTGGCCAAGCAGTGGAGCCGCTGCGCCTCGCACCTGCGGCCCCCTGGCGCGCCATCGGGCCTACAGCCCTTCCGCTGTGCCGCGCTGGATGGCACCATCTACTGCGTGAGCCGCGCGGGCACCTGGCGCTTCGTGCCGCCCCCGGACGGCGAGCCCGGCGCCGGCGACGCGGGCCCCGAAGGCAGCTTCGAGCTCCAGTCGCTCCGAGCCCCCGCGGACGCCCGGGGCCTGTTCTTCCCGTTCGTGCTCAACCTGCCGGAGGAGAAGCCAGACCGAGGCGAGGAGGGCGCCGCGTAG